The region AATCATCGGTGACCTGCCACACTCTGCCACCAACCTCAAAATCTCCAAAAATTATATCTGGCACGTACCCAACAGCTCCTTTGTCCACCTTCCACAGCTTGAAATCCTTGAAATGTCCTTAAGCCACTTAAGTACCGTTGACGGACTCGCTTTCCAAAGCCTGCATTGTCTCAAGAGTCTAAACCTGACCTCAAACAACATATCGGAGCTCCACCCGTTGCTGTTTAGGGACCTCCAGAACCTCACTTTTCTTTCACTGACGAATAACCGACTAAAGCAGCTCCCTGTGAGCATTTTCGCCGACGTCACTAATCTCACCACATTAATACTACGGCTAAACCTTCTGGCTAATTTCTCTGGGGTGGCTCAGTCTGTGTCACACTTGAAGAATTTGGCGGTACTGGATCTTTGCTCTAACAATTTAACATCCCTCGCTCATGTTAACAGTTCACTGCCCAAATCCCTCCTCCGTTTGTATCTATGTAAAAATAAGTTGTACACATTGGGTTGTGCGCCTACCTTCCTCATGTACGTCCGGGTGCTGGATCTCTCATACAACTTTCAGCTCCCATCGATGGCCTTTAAAGGGTTAGACTTGAGACAAATAATATATCTACGCATGCGTTCGATCCGCGTGAATATATCAGAGCTTTTGAGTGTAAGCAACATTAGAGCCAGTCACATTGACTTCTCTGGCACAGACCTCAATAACAGCCGTTCGCTAGTGAACCTATGCGGATTGCTAAAGACAAAGGTGAAATGGATGAAAAAGTTGCTGCTGACCGACAATAAGATCGAGGTTTTAGAAAACCACACACTGTCTCGTTGTCCTCAAATCACAGGAGCCTTGGATCTCTCTCTTAACAGAATGAAAGCCGTAAGTTGTCTTTCCTTTCTCATAGGACAGAGACAAATACAAACCCTCAATGTAGAGCACAACCACCTCGTGTATCTTAAGGCCTGTAATGGACAAAAGACACCTCCCTTCCAAAGTCTGAGAGAGCTGAGCTTCCGCTACAATCGCATTCTTTCAGTTAAGCCCCACGCTTTCTATCACACACCAAAAATCACAACGCTAAAACTCAACATAAACACGATTGCATTCCTCGATCGGAAAGCACTGAAAGGGCTAACGCATCTTGAAACGCTACGCTTGGACAACAACCTTTTAAGTGATTTGTTTGAGGACAGCTTCGAAGATCTGTACAACCTGCAAACACTTAACTTACGCAACAACCGGATCGCCGTCATATTCAACGGGACATTCCTCAATCTCACCCGTCTGACTACTTTGGACCTTGGAGGAAATAAGATCACTCATTTTGATCCGTCTGGCCTCGATGGACTTACAAGTCTGGCCAATCTCTATCTGGACGGAAACAACCTCAAAGAGATTAACAGCAAACAGTACTATGCGTTCCAAACTACACTACAGGTGTTGGACCTACAACGGAATCAAATTCGCTTCACCTCGCAGGGTACTAGTTCTCCATTTATGAATCTCAGCAAGCTCAGGAATCTAAAATTGGATGGACAAAGGCCACATGGAATCACTTTTTTGCCGCATGCTTTCTTTAGGGGCCTCCATGCCTTGCAATCGCTTTACCTTACCGACAACCGCATCGCTTATCTTGCGACCGATGCCTTTGACGACCTTAAGGGCTTGCGTTTCCTCACACTGGATAACTCCTGTGTCGGGGTGGTGCAACTAAAGCCTGGGGTCTTTAAAAACCTGAGAAATGTAAGCAAATTGATCGTGGAAAACATGGGCATACAAAATTTCTCGAAGGAGGTTTTCGGGAATCTTACAAATCTGAGCGTGTTGCAGCTCAACCACAACGTGATGCAGACTATTGCTGtagaggccctggaggctctccCTAAACTCCGCTACCTCGACATACGCAACACTCCTCTGAGCTGCACCTGCCAAAACAGTAACCTGCAGAACTGGACCGTAAATAACAAGGACGTTCAGGTAGTGTATCTGCACAGTCTGCCGTGCCAATACAGCTATAAAAAGTTCTTTAACTTTGACACCAACGTTTGTTACCTAGACCTAGGGAAGTATCTGTTTTTCAGCACGGCTGCCGTTATTGTTCTGCTCACAGTCATTCCTATATTTTACACCAAGTTATACTGGAAAATGAAGTACGGCTATTACGTGTTCCGCTCCTGGTTTAGTGAAAAGTGGCACAGACTCAGGGAGGAAGAAGAAAATTGCAAATACGATGCATTTATCTCCTATAACTCCTCCGATGAGCACTGGGTTCTAGACCAGCTGTTGCCCAACCTGGAAGGAAACGTCTCCTCCTTCAAACTTTGCCTGCATCACAGGGATTTCGAGCTGGGTCGAGATATTGTGGACAATATAGTTTCCGCTGTGTACAGCAGCCGCAAGACCATCTGCGTGGTGAGCAGGAATTTCCTGCGAAGCGAATGGTGCTCTCTGGAGATACAACTGGCCAGTTACAGACTCTTTGACGAGCACCGTGACGTACTCCTGCTCGTGTTTCTTGAACCTATTCCTGAGAGGCAAATATCCTCCTACCACCGAATGAGGAA is a window of Lampris incognitus isolate fLamInc1 chromosome 9, fLamInc1.hap2, whole genome shotgun sequence DNA encoding:
- the tlr21 gene encoding toll-like receptor 21, whose translation is MAGQQLMSLAVALSVVQIISGYSFENCIEDANSTHTKFSCVIRKEKNISKIIGDLPHSATNLKISKNYIWHVPNSSFVHLPQLEILEMSLSHLSTVDGLAFQSLHCLKSLNLTSNNISELHPLLFRDLQNLTFLSLTNNRLKQLPVSIFADVTNLTTLILRLNLLANFSGVAQSVSHLKNLAVLDLCSNNLTSLAHVNSSLPKSLLRLYLCKNKLYTLGCAPTFLMYVRVLDLSYNFQLPSMAFKGLDLRQIIYLRMRSIRVNISELLSVSNIRASHIDFSGTDLNNSRSLVNLCGLLKTKVKWMKKLLLTDNKIEVLENHTLSRCPQITGALDLSLNRMKAVSCLSFLIGQRQIQTLNVEHNHLVYLKACNGQKTPPFQSLRELSFRYNRILSVKPHAFYHTPKITTLKLNINTIAFLDRKALKGLTHLETLRLDNNLLSDLFEDSFEDLYNLQTLNLRNNRIAVIFNGTFLNLTRLTTLDLGGNKITHFDPSGLDGLTSLANLYLDGNNLKEINSKQYYAFQTTLQVLDLQRNQIRFTSQGTSSPFMNLSKLRNLKLDGQRPHGITFLPHAFFRGLHALQSLYLTDNRIAYLATDAFDDLKGLRFLTLDNSCVGVVQLKPGVFKNLRNVSKLIVENMGIQNFSKEVFGNLTNLSVLQLNHNVMQTIAVEALEALPKLRYLDIRNTPLSCTCQNSNLQNWTVNNKDVQVVYLHSLPCQYSYKKFFNFDTNVCYLDLGKYLFFSTAAVIVLLTVIPIFYTKLYWKMKYGYYVFRSWFSEKWHRLREEEENCKYDAFISYNSSDEHWVLDQLLPNLEGNVSSFKLCLHHRDFELGRDIVDNIVSAVYSSRKTICVVSRNFLRSEWCSLEIQLASYRLFDEHRDVLLLVFLEPIPERQISSYHRMRKVMLKKTYLQWPDPECNDPAKAQDLFWNHLRKALRRGSRLEVEEELDRNEGCIIADREEKEPFVDQTPDEEYYLIP